In the Mycolicibacter minnesotensis genome, GCCTCGGCGATCGCGGCGGGAAGCTCGTCATACGACGTCACCCGGCTGACTCCGATCGACGAGCCGCCACGTGCCGGTTTGACGAACAGTGGCAGACCCAGCCGTTCCCGGTCGCCGACGGACAGCGTGTCCTGAGTGGCCCGTAGCACCGCATACGGGCCGATCGGAAGGCCGTCGGCGGCCAGCAGCTTCTTGGTGAACTCCTTGTCCATACCCGCCGCGCTGGCCAACACTCCGGCCCCCACGTAGGGAACCCCGGCCAGCTCCAGCAAGCCCTGCACGGTGCCGTCCTCACCGTAGGGACCGTGCAGCACCGGGAATACGACATCGACGGACTCCAGCACCTCCGCGGGCCCTGCGGCGGAGAACGCAACCAGCTGGCCGGCCCGCTGCGGGTCGGCCGCCAGGGCCAGCTCAGCACCCGAGTCGTTGCTGACCGCAGGCAGTTGGCGGTCGGTGATGGCCAGTGCATCGGGGTTGCCGTCGGTGAGCACCCACGCCCCCTCCGGGGTGATGCCTACTGCGACCACCTCGAAGCGCTGTGGGTCCAGGTTACGCAGGATGCTGCCCGCCGAGACACAGGAGATGGCGTGCTCGCTACTGCGGCCACCGAAGACGACGGCCACGCGGGTGCGTTCGTGGGAATTCACACGCCAGAGGCTACCGGGCGGTTAGCGAACCTCGACGAAGGAGAGGCGAAGCTGGACCGCCCCATTAACCGGGGCCTGCTCACTCCGGTTTGGTGCGACGTCCCAGCAGCAGGGCCACCGCCTCGGTGACCGACGACCCGGTGTGGCAGACCCGGTGCACGGCTTCGGTCAACGGCATCTCCACGTCGTAGCTGGAAGCCAGCGCCAGCACCGACTGGCACGACGTCACTCCTTCGACTACGTGGCCGCCGGTGGTGCTCACCAGCCCCGCCGACCCGGGCACCTGCGGCATCGCCTCGCCCCGGCCCAGGCGCTCGCCGAAGGACCGGTTGCGGGAATGCGGTGACGTGCAGGTGGCCACCAAGTCACCCACGCCGGCCAGGCCGGCCAGGGTGGTGTCCTTGGCGCCCAGGGCGACGCCCAGGCGAATGATCTCGGCCAGGCCCCGGGTGATGATGGCGGCCGCCGTGTTCTCGCCCAGGCCCACCCCCGCCGCCATTCCACACGCCAGGGCGATGATGTTCTTGCAGGCGCCGCCGATCTCGGTGCCGACCACGTCGGAATTGGTATAGGGCCGGAAGTAGCCGGTGTTGAGCATCCGCTGCAGCGCCACCGCTCGGCCGGAGTCGGTGCAGGCGACCACGGTGGCCGCCGGTTGACCAGCAGCGATCTCCGCAGCGAGGTTGGGGCCCGACACGACCGCGACCTGCCCGGTGTCGAATCCCGTCACCGCCGCGATCACCTGGCTCATGCGCATCAGCGTGCCCAGTTCGATGCCCTTAGCCACGCTGACCAGGGTGGCGCCTCCGTTGAGATGCGGGGTCCACGTCTGAAGATTGGCGCGCATGGACTGCGCCGGGACGGCCAGCACCACCGTGGTCAATCCGTCCAGGGCTTCGGCGGGATCACTGGTGGCGTGCACCGCGTCGGGCACGATGAAGCCGGGGAGGTAGTCGGGGTTGGACCGGGTCTGGTTGATCTGCGC is a window encoding:
- a CDS encoding NAD(P)H-dependent glycerol-3-phosphate dehydrogenase is translated as MAGTEGTVAVMGAGAWGTALAKVLADAGSQVRLWARRPDIAAQINQTRSNPDYLPGFIVPDAVHATSDPAEALDGLTTVVLAVPAQSMRANLQTWTPHLNGGATLVSVAKGIELGTLMRMSQVIAAVTGFDTGQVAVVSGPNLAAEIAAGQPAATVVACTDSGRAVALQRMLNTGYFRPYTNSDVVGTEIGGACKNIIALACGMAAGVGLGENTAAAIITRGLAEIIRLGVALGAKDTTLAGLAGVGDLVATCTSPHSRNRSFGERLGRGEAMPQVPGSAGLVSTTGGHVVEGVTSCQSVLALASSYDVEMPLTEAVHRVCHTGSSVTEAVALLLGRRTKPE
- a CDS encoding D-alanine--D-alanine ligase family protein: MNSHERTRVAVVFGGRSSEHAISCVSAGSILRNLDPQRFEVVAVGITPEGAWVLTDGNPDALAITDRQLPAVSNDSGAELALAADPQRAGQLVAFSAAGPAEVLESVDVVFPVLHGPYGEDGTVQGLLELAGVPYVGAGVLASAAGMDKEFTKKLLAADGLPIGPYAVLRATQDTLSVGDRERLGLPLFVKPARGGSSIGVSRVTSYDELPAAIAEARKHDPKVIVEAAIVGREIECGVLEFPDGTVGASTVGEIRVAGVADRDDSFYDFATKYLDDAAELDVPAKIDDDVAEALQQLAIRAFAALDCQGLARVDFFLTDDGPVINEINTMPGFTTISMYPRMWSASGVDYPTLLATMVDTAVARGVGLR